A region of the Agrobacterium sp. RAC06 genome:
TCGCCTGCCGAAGCGACTTGGCGGCGGCGAGCACGGCAAGGTCGACGAGCGGCTCGACCAGGATCACCATCATATAGGCGGCACCGAAGGTTGCGATGCTTGAGAGGCTCTCAGCCGAGAAGCCGTGGCCGTAGAGCGCCCAGAAGGCGACCCAGGCGACGATCCCGCCCTGATAGGCCGTGGATAGTGCAAGTGCATCCTTATAGCCGACATCCACATACGCCTTCTTTTCCGGAATGAGCCGCGCGGCGAGCTGACTGATGACAAAGAGCGGCACGATCAGTGTCGTGACGTTCATCCCGTATTGCGGCAAATCGAACGGCGCAAAAAAAAGCCCCTGGAGCAGGAGGCCAAGAGCCAGGCCGATCGAGGCTGCGCCGGCCCCGAAGATCAGGAAGAGTGTCGAGCCGAGGATGAGATGCACTTCGGAGACGCCGACCGGATGATGGGGCAGGACTTCGAAGAAGGAGAAGACGAGGGCTGTCGTGATCAAGGTCCTGGCCGCAAGACCGGTCGGGGTCGCTTTCGCCTTGAGGTCGTCGACAACCATCTTGCCGATAAGCCCGAAGGAGAGTGCTGCTGTTGCGTAGCTGAAAGCGAGTTTGGCGCCGTCCACGACGCCGGGTTCAATATGCATAACTATGTCCTTTCGTCCGCGCCCACCGCGCGGGAGAGTGAATGCCGCGTTCACGGCGTCAAGCGATGGCAGGTCTCCTGGCTCACGGGTCAGGGCTTCGGTCCGCCTTATCAGCTGAAGGCCAATGGCTATTCGGACGTCGCTCGCCGTTCACAGTTGCGGGGGCAGCCACGGTTTCGGCCCCTGATGGGTAGTCCTCACCGTATTCCCTCTTCGTCCGCCCTTCCGGTCTTGTCGGGGCGGAACCATCACAGAGGAGAGACTAGGTCCTGTCATGAAGCGATGTCCAGCAGTTTGCGACGTAACTGACCGGCAAACTGCGACAGTTTGGCAAAAGCCAATTTGCCACATTGTGAGTGGAGGGTAGGGGTGCCTATCTGCGGGCAGACCGCAGATGTAGAGAGGTTACGACATGGCTCAGATGATCTACCGCGTGCCACTGTTTGGCTGGATGTTGAGGGAAGCAATTTACGGACCGACGACCGCCAAGGTCCTGTTCGTGGTCAATCTGCTTTTGCTCTGGCTGCTCGCCATTGTCGTATTCGGCTATCCCGCGATCATCCTGCCGGCGCTTGCCGCCGTGCCGACCATGTTTGTGGTGCTGCTGCTGATCACCAAAGGGTAAAGGGGAAACCCGGTCTTTTAACTCTGGCCCAGAGTTCCCATATACGGATTGACGAGGGCGCCAACGTGTTCACCCGGCAAAAGTGGGCAAATGCGTGGACGTGCAAGTCGGTGCCGATTTTTTCTTTGTAAAATCAGTCACTTGAAAAAAACGACAGTTTTTTGACAATTGGCTGTTGACGGTTTGTGGGAGTGGCCGTATAAGCCGCTTCACCGAACGAGAGGCGGCGCCGAACGGCCCGCCGGACTGGTTCAGAAAAGATCTTGAAATTGGCTGTAAGCTGGTTTTGTTGCCCGACTTTAGGGTTGGGTGGTAAGGGATTTTTGACGGGTTTTGTCCGTCTGTTTTTTGACAATTGAAGATGGAAGAAAGAGAAACGTGGGCGGCGGTCTTGCGTAGATGGAGTGGAAACACTTTGTCTTAGAAGACAAGATGACGGTCACGTTTTGATATGAGAACACCGGGTTCGGTTGAAAGATCGGACCCTAGTGAGTTCTCGTCGATTCAGAACATAAAGTGATTAGTCACGATTGAATTCTCAACTTGAGAGTTTGATCCTGGCTCAGAACGAACGCTGGCGGCAGGCTTAACACATGCAAGTCGAGCGCCCCGCAAGGGGAGCGGCAGACGGGTGAGTAACGCGTGGGAATCTACCGTGCCCTACGGAATAGCTCCGGGAAACTGGAATTAATACCGTATACGCCCTACGGGGGAAAGATTTATCGGGGTATGATGAGCCCGCGTTGGATTAGC
Encoded here:
- a CDS encoding energy-coupling factor ABC transporter permease, giving the protein MHIEPGVVDGAKLAFSYATAALSFGLIGKMVVDDLKAKATPTGLAARTLITTALVFSFFEVLPHHPVGVSEVHLILGSTLFLIFGAGAASIGLALGLLLQGLFFAPFDLPQYGMNVTTLIVPLFVISQLAARLIPEKKAYVDVGYKDALALSTAYQGGIVAWVAFWALYGHGFSAESLSSIATFGAAYMMVILVEPLVDLAVLAAAKSLRQATDNGLFNGRLHRAAV